The following are from one region of the Homalodisca vitripennis isolate AUS2020 unplaced genomic scaffold, UT_GWSS_2.1 ScUCBcl_9264;HRSCAF=17699, whole genome shotgun sequence genome:
- the LOC124374603 gene encoding cathepsin B-like, giving the protein MHLLGTEQLPENFDSRLQWPHCPTIREIRDQGSCGSCWAFGAVESMSDRQCIHNTSTGAVHYSAEDLVSCCHTCGFGCNGGFPGAAWRYWVHSGIVSGGNYGSNQVNIVFYYTTQFISY; this is encoded by the exons ATGCACCTGCTCGGAACAGAACAGCTTCCGGAAAACTTTGATTCTCGGCTGCAGTGGCCCCATTGTCCCACCATCCGGGAGATCCGGGATCAGGGTTCCTGTGGATCTTGTTGG GCATTTGGGGCCGTAGAGTCAATGTCGGATCGACAGTGCATCCATAACACCAGTACAGGGGCTGTTCACTACTCTGCGGAAGACCTGGTGTCATGTTGTCACACTTGTGGGTTCGGCTGTAATGGTGGCTTCCCTGGGGCAGCCTGGCGCTACTGGGTACACAGTGGCATTGTCAGCGGAGGCAACTATGGATCGAACCAGGTGAATATTGTCTTCTATTATACAACACAATTTATATCTTACTGA